TGCTTACCATAGCCACGGGTCCATTTGCGCGCATAAAGCAGGAAGGCAAATACCAGTGGAATCGTGACGGAATGATCGGGTGTTGGGCAGGAGAGCCAAACTTGAAACGTCCAGAGCAGCAAAAACAAAAGCAGCGGCGGGGCCCAAACTTCGCGTATGTCGCCGGTACTCATTGTGCGCGTAGCGGCCACTGCCTGTGCAGCCGCCACACCCAGCACAACGAACAGGTAGCTAGGTAGGCCGTACGCTGGTCCGCCTGGCGTAGCGTACTGAAAGAGTACAGTGGGCGCGAAAGTGCTCGGGTTGAAAGCTAGCCGGCCGTGTAAATTACCCAGCCCCGGTATCGCCGGATACTCGTTAAGCCAGCGTAGCGTTTGTAGGTGATATAACCCAGCATCAAAATTAGTGGTGAGTGTTGTCGCCAGTGTGAGCAGCCAGAGCCACACCAACCCGCCAAGCAGCACGGCGCGCCACCCACCTGCTTGCCACTGCGCCGGCCACCGACCTAGTTCGACTGCTATGGCATGCCGTTGCCCAATAGCGAGCAGCCCAAGCATTCCAGCCGTAATTACTTGCATCCCAGCATTGATAGCCCAAAACAACGAGGCCAACTGCAAAACTCCTGTTAGCAACGCTAGGCCAATCAGACTCAATAGTTCCGCAGGCAATACTTCTTCGAAACCAGGTAAGCGCAAGCGGGCAACAAGGCGCCACGCCGTCCAGCCGAGGAGTGTTGTGCAGGCGCCTAGCAGCAGCCAACAAAGAAAAAGGGTTGCCATGCCCGGCAAAGATGCCGAAAAACTGCGCTACGTTTCGGCTTGGTTTTGGCATAAATACTAGATCATCTTTCCTTTTTCCGAATTTCGCCGCTTCTCTTCACCTCTCTTTCTCATGAAAACCGCCTCTTTGTTTTGTTTGTTGGCCTTGGCTGCCACGGCCTGTACTGCTCCGCGTACGATTGTGAGCTCCGGTAAAGTCACCCCACGAGGCGAGTTAAAAGTAGGTGGCAATCTGTCCTTTAACGTTGCTACATCGACCCTAGGTCAGGCAGGTGGCGCCGTGAAGAACTTTGCGCAGGCAGCTGCCAACAAGGACACGATTCGCTACAGTGCCTCTGTCGATAAGCTGCAAGCCGCGGCCCTCTCCTACGTGCTTGACCCCGTGCAGCCCACCTCCGACTTCTACCTGCGCTACGGCGTCATCGACCGGCTTGATGTGGGGTATAAGTATGCATTCGGCTCGCACGTTTTTGATGCCATGTACCAGTTCTTAGGTCCTGTTGGCACTCCCGAGCACCCCGGCGGGCAGGCGGGCGCCACCTACGGCAGCATTGGGTTACAGTATGCTACGCAACGAGCCAAGCTACCTAGCATCCCGTACCTCGACAACATCTCCAATATACTCCGACTGAATGCTAGCCGCCACGACCTCATTGTGCCGCTGGTATTCAGCACTTCCTTTGGGCCTGAAGAGCAAGCCGGCGCGCTTTCCTACGGCGTCGTGTACAGCCATACCTTTCTGCGCTACGGCTTCGAGGCACCCAAAATCTACAATACCGCAGGTAGCAGCCAGCTGCCGGCATTACCGGCGCAACGCAAAAACTTCTCGGCGTACGGTGGTTTTCTCAGCGTAAAGCTAGGTTACCGCTATGCCTATGTTGTTCCGGCAGTAGCTATTTATTATCAGAACTATGGCACGTATGAGTTGCTGAACAATAAAACAGCTAAGCTCGACGGTTTCACCATCATTCCAAGCATTGGTTTGCAGTTCCGTATTCCTACCGCAACAGCCCGTCGTTAGTAGGCAGCGAAGCGTAGGCAAGTGGTAGCAACAGCTGGCAAGCTGGATTCTGAAGCCATTGACCAGCAGATCATATACTGTGGCCTAAGTAGCAAATAAGAAAGGCAGTGAAAGCTAGCTTCTCTAAGAGAAGCGGCTTTCACTGCCTTTCTGTATTAATAATTCTTCGCCTAGGAAACGGGAAGGCGCTTACTGCTCGCTGATGTTTGGGTCTCCACTACCGTCTCTATCCATGTATCCTTGTGTGAAAACACGGTAGCGGTCGAAGATAGAACCCACAGAGCGCCGAAGCACCAACATGCCCCGGGGCCCTTGCGGTACTTCCACGCCCGAAGCGTAGCCGTTCCACACGGCCCGGTTCGTGCGATGATCAATGAGGGTAATCAGCAGCGTGCCATCGGTGAGCAGCATGCGTACGGGCTGATAGCCTACACGCTCGTCAGCGGGCGTTTCTTCGTCTTCCACTGAGCCGTTTTTTACCCACTGCGTGATATCCTGCTGGGCGTAGCCTTGAAAGCGCATATCACCCTCGAACAATCGGAACGACACCAACAAATCGGGCCGGTTACGGGCGGGTCGGTAGCCCTGGATGCGCATGCGGGTCCGGATGGATTCGCGCAAAATGTTACCTAGCTTGCTGGTATCTGCGGCCAACCCATCACCGGCCACAAACTCATAGGTGCGGTAGCGCCGAAAGTTGCCGCTGTAGCTGTAGTCTGATTCAACTCTTGCTTCGCGCGCCGCAAAGCAACCTGACAGCGCCAAACAAAGCCCAATTCCGGCAAAAAGAGTAGAAGTAAGTTTCATAAGTGAACTAGAGTGGGAGGAAACACACTAACCAAGATACGAAACTCAAGTCTGTTAGGCGCTGACTGCCAGCCAAAAGCTTAAAAAAAATTTTGGGTTGGGGTTAACGATATCCAGCGGCCTGCAATTGGAACAATTCCGAGTAGCGTCCGCCCCGTGCTAGCAGCTCAGCATGCGAGCCAATTTCCACAAATTGTCCGTGTTCGATAACCAAAATACGGTCGGCCATGCGCACCGTGCTGAAGCGGTGCGAAATGAGCACGGCCGTTTTGCCAGCGGTTAGGTCGGCGAAGCGCTGGAACACCTCGTGCTCGGCGCGGGCGTCGAGGGCAGCGGTGGGCTCGTCGAGAATGAGCAGTTGGGCATCACGCATGTACGCACGACCTAGGGCAATTTTCTGCCACTCGCCGCCGCTCAGGTCAACGCCTTTCGCGAAGCGTCGACCAATCATCTGCTCGTAGCCGCCAGGCAGTTTCTTCACTACGGTGTCGGCTAAGCTCTGGGCCGCCGCCGCCTGAATTCGGTCTTGGTTCTCCTTTTCTTCAATGCGCCCCACAGCTAGGTTCTGGCCAGCCGTCAGCTGAAAGCGCACAAAGTCTTGGAAGATCACCCCAATCTCTTGCCGCAACTCCGCCGGGTCATACTCGCGTAAGTCGTAGCCATCGAGCAAGATGCGGCCTTCTGAGGGGTCGTAAAGGCGAGAAAGCAGCTTTACGAGCGTGGTTTTACCGGCGCCGTTTTCCCCTACCAAAGCTAGCTTCTCGCCGGCATGCAGCGTGAAGTTGAGGTTGCGAATGGCCCACTTCTCCGCATTGTTGTACTTGAAGCCGACATTATCAAACACAAAGCCTTCCCGAATGGGGCGGGGAAATGGCCGCACAAACTTGGTTTCATCGCGTGCGATGCGAGGCTGCATGTGGAAAAAATCGAAGAAGTCTTGTAGGTACAATGCGCCCTCAGCCACGCTGCTGAAGCGGCTCAAAATACCTTCCAGTAAGCTGCGCATTTGCCGGAACGAACTAGCTAGAAACGTCAGCTGCCCCACCGAAATCTGTCCGCGTACGGCATCGGTGATGATGTACACGTAAGCTGCATAGTATCCCGTTGCTCCAATAGCCGCGAAAAACGTACCCCACCCTGCTCGCCGCACTACCAACGATTTATTCTGCTGGTAAAACTGGTCGGAGAGCGTGCGAAAACGGTCGATCAAGAAATCCGACAAACCGAAGATCTTGATTTCCTTCGCGGTTTCGTCGGAGGCGCCGGTTTGGCGCAAGTAATCTAGCTCGCGCCGCTCGGGCGTCCAGCTGTGCACGAGTGAGTAGCTGCGCTCATTGAAGTGCGACTCTCCCCAGAACGCTGGAATAACGGCAATCAGCAGCAAGACCAGCAGCCACGGGTTGAAGGCTACCAAGCCAACTGCCAGCAAGGCCATCGTAATAAAATCCTGCGCCTGGCTAAGCACCTGGGCCATCAGCACCGTGCGCGACAACGTTTGCCGGCGGGCCCGTTCTAGCTTATCGTAGAATACACTGTCTTCAAACTGATCGAGGTCGAGGCGGGCAGCGTGCTCCATCAGGCGCACCGACGAGCGATTGGCGAACAAGTCACCGAGCAAACTATCGAGCAGCGCCACGGCCCGCCCAAGCGCATCGGAGAGAATAGCTAGGCCAAACTCCAGCGCCACCAAACTAAATATCGGAGCGAGCGAGGGGCCAGCCCCGGTGTGCGGTGCGCGCGCTAGCCCAATGATACCATCAAGAATGAGCTGCCCCACGTAGAACATAGCCGGTGGCAACGCAGCCCGCAATAATCGTAGGCCCACGTTGCCAAGTGTAAGGCTAGGGCTGGTTTCCCAAATAAGCTTTAGAAATTCCGGCAAATTGCGCAGCGCCGAAAACCGCTCGCGCACCGTAAGGGTAGGTTTGCCTTCTGGTTTGGATCCTTTAGTAGAAGCAGAGGTGAAGTTGAAAATAGAAGCCATTGCTGAGCGAGACATCATCGGCGGCAAATACGTGCCATTCCGCAAAGCTACTAGCATTGGCTGGTGTCGTTACTCGTCTTCTACCAGCATAAAAGCTGCTTGCTCTCGCGGATGCTCGGGCTGAAAATCGCCCCGCAGTACCAGCGTGTACGCTTTGCCCGCCGCTAGGGTCAAGCTCTGCGTAAACTGCTGCGTTATAGTTGCGTTACTACGAACAGTTGACAGGTTGTAGGTGCGGGCGGCTACGGGCACATAGGCCTGCGTCTGCCCCCAATCAAGATCTGTCCGAAAATCACCCCCAGTCTCCTCAATATGCACCGGTGAGTACCCCGACGCTATGTTGATTAGGCGCAGGTGCGCTTTGCCTGCCACCGGAGTGGGTAGTGCTTCCTCCCGCACTAACTTAGTTTGGGTAAAGCCTCCGCTATTGAAAACCAAGAGGGAATAGCGCTTACTTTCCTCAATGGTCATGTTGATCGACATCCATTGATAGGCCGACGTGGAAGCAGGCTTCAGATTAACCTCAGCCATTGTAGCTCCTACTTCAACTGGGTAATACTGGCTAGTACTGCCAGCGCCCAAGCTTCGTCCATAGTTCTTCGTTTTCATGCTGAGTTGCACCGAGTCGTTGCGCAACTGATACATCGTCGGCTCCATGGCCAAGCCATTAACTACGCGGATAAAGCCATGTGGCCCTAGCGGTTGTGTCGTCGGTGGAACTGGCTGCGGCGCGGGCGTCGGAGCAACAGAATCTTTTTTGCAAGAAGTCAGCAGGGTAGCGACGACACATAGTTTGAGCAGCGGCCGGAAATAGGAAGCAAAAGCCATAAGGAATAGAGAAGAAGTTAGACGGCTGGATAGCTTTGACAGGGCAAAGGAGATGCCACAGTGGATATGTTATCTACAATTTAATCTCCATATACTTTTAATTACACTCACTAGCTTAAAAGGCATTTAGCTGAGCCGCTTGCTTCGTCGTGCGAGACAATTGGCCTGCCCATGCTTATGGAGATGACCTCATGTACTTCAAAAAAAGTTAGGTATAAATAGTAGATTAGGCACTGCCTTTTATTTGAAGCATAATCAATTAGCTCCACTATTCAGCACCAACCTAGGTTTGATGATGAGGCTGAATAGGTCTTTGCAAGCTTCTACCTATCCGTACTGCTCCACGCTATCTTCCAGAGGTAGGCGTCCATGACCAAGCCTTGTGGGCTACCTTTGCGGCATGCCTTTCTTCAAAAACAGCGTGTATACGCCAGGTTTCTGGCTGATGTGCCTGAGCTCTTTTCTGTTCTTTGCGAGTTTCAACATGCTCCTGCCCGAGCTGCCCGACTATCTTACCCGGTTGGGCGGAGCTGACTACAAGGGATTTATTATTGCGCTTTTTACCCTGACAGCTGGTATTTCGCGTCCTTTCAGTGGAAAGCTGGCCGACACCGTCGGGCGCATTCCAGTGATGGTGTTCGGCTCGCTGGTGTGCTTCGTGTGCGGCTTCTTTTATCCGTGGGCCAGTACGGTTGCAGGGTTCCTTTTTCTACGCTTGGTACACGGGTTTAGCACCGGTTTCAAACCAACGGGTACGGCCGCTTTTGTAGCTGATATTATCCCCGTGGCGCGGCGCGGCGAAGCCATGGGCTTGTTAGGCGTGGCAGGCTCCCTAGGCATGGCAGCCGGACCGTCCGTTGGCGGTTGGCTCGCCACGCACTTTTCCCTCAATACCATGTTCTATTGCTCTTCAGCGGCGGCCTTGCTGTCGTTGGTTGTGCAAGGCACCATGACCGAAACACTCCCGGTGGCCCAGCGACAACGGTTTAGCTGGCACTTACTGAAACTGGAGTGGAGCGAGGTTCTGGAGCCGCGCGTGTTTGCGCCCGCCGTTGTCACGCTGCTATGCTTGTTTTCCTACGGCGCCGTCCTGACCGTGATACCCGACCAAAGTGGCTTGCTGGGCATCCACAACAAAGGCTTGTTTTTCACCTGCTACACTGTAGCCTCTTTGTTTATTCGCTTGGTAGCTGGCCGAGCCTCCGACCGCTACGGCCGCGTGCCGGTATTGATGGTTTCATCCGCCATCTTGGTTCTTGCAATGGGTTTGCTAGCACTAGCCCGTTCGGCCGAAGTATTTCTGGCCGCCGCCGTGCTATTTGGCCTAGGTGCTGGGCTTAACTCCCCTACTTTATATGCTTGGACCATCGACCTTAGCCACGAAGAGCGCCGTGGCCGGGGAGTAGCTACAATGTATATCGCTCTGGAAGCCGGTATTGGCCTAGGTGCATTGTTGGCGGGGTGGATCTACAATAATATGGCCACCCGTTTACCCTATGTGCACGCGCTTAGTGCGCTTCTTGCCGCCGTAGCGTTAGCCTACTTACTATGGGACACAAAGAGGCAACGAAGCAGTATTGCTTGATAATTACATGAAAATACTTCTATTTCAGATATTATTTGCATTTTTAAGCTCAACTTTGTGCGAGCTAAGCTAAATACGCGCGTCTATTTTATCAGTAATTATTCCTTCTAGGCTCTACAGGACCTAGCTTTCATCCTTCACCACTATGTTTCGCTATTTGAGCAGCGCTTGGCTGCTGTTTATTGCCTGCACAACATTTCACGTAGCACAGGCACAAAAACTAAAGGACCCAATTCAGTTTGGGGTAGTTGACGCTGCTGACTTTGCCACATCCGCTCCTGTGTCGAGTGCTGATAGCGCCGCACCAGCCGAAATTCTCTGTGACTTCGGCAAGTCGCGCATTGAGGGAGCCCGGGAGAAATTTCAAGTGGTATTCGAACGCGTGACCCGCATTCGAATCTTACGGAAAGCAGGCTACAGCTGGGCTACCGTGCAGGTCCCGCTCTATGTAAAAGACAACAGCACGGAAGAGCTGCAAAAACTGAAGGGCATGACCTACAACTTAGTAGGCGGCAATGTGGTGAAAGACAAGCTAGATATCAATCAAGCAGGCTTCAAGGAAGTAATCGATAAAAATCATCGGCTGTACTCTTTCACGCTTCCTAATGTGCGCGAAGGCTCAATTATTGAGTTCAGTTACACCATCAAGTCTGACTTCCTGTTTAATCTACAAGACTGGCAATTTCAGCACGATATTCCGGTGCGCTGGAGCGAGTATCGGGTTGTTATTCCTCCGTTCTACCGCTATAAGCAAACAGTACGCGGCTATTTACCCTTCGCGGTGGAGGAAAGTCAGATAGTCCCTTACACCACTTCCTACAGCCAAGATAGCCGCGACTCTTTCGGCAACTCCTTTGGTAATTCCGGCCACAGTGCTTCTCTCTCTGGGCAAGCAGTACAAGTGCGTTGGGCTGTCAAAAATGCTCCTGCCTTTCGAGAAGAGCCCTATATGACCAGTGCCAGCAACTACCGGCGTAGCGTTGATTTCGAACTAGCTGGTTATGACTTTTCTAGAAACGGCAACGAATACCATGATCTGACTGGCACGTGGGAGAAGATAACCAAGAGCCTGCAAGAGGAGGAACTCTTTGGCGTGTTGCTGAAGGAAAACGGGCCACTCACTGCTGAGGCGCAGTTGCTCCTAAAGACGTTTGAAGGATCAACCGAACGCGCGGCGGCGGTATTGGCACTAGTACAACAGCGCGTGAAATACAACGGGCAGGAGCGCCTCTATGCGTCGCAGCCATTCCGCAAAACGTGCGAGCAACACCTAGGTAATTCTTCCGACCTGAACTTGCTGCTGGTACAAACATTACGCGCCGCCGGCCTCGATGCCAACCCGGTGCTACTCAGCACCCGTCGACACGGGCTCGTACAAACCGACTTGCCTGAATTAAGCCAGTTCAACTACGTGGTAGCCCACGTGACGCTACCCGACAAGTCGGATCTGCTGCTTGATGCTACGGAACCTCTAGCGCCCGCTGGCTTGCTACCCGAGCGCTGCCTCAACGGTCAGGGTCGACTGATTGCCAACACTGGTCGTTGGGTGCCGCTGAAACCTGCCAAACGCTACATGCAGTTTACAACTGCGCAATTTACCATGAGTGATAAAGGGGGCTTGCAGGGCAAAATGCACCTAGAGTACGACGGCTACGCCGGCCTGGAAACCCGCAAGCAAATATTGGAGCTAGGAGAGCAAGGTTACCAAACCCAGTTCACCCGCCGGTGGTCTGATTGGCACTTCACGAGCCCACTGACAGTAATGGAGTTGAAAGATCCCACGAAGGTTTTGAAGGCTGATGTGGCGCTTACCTTACCAGAACCAGAAGCGCCAGCTCCTCTGCTCTATCTGCCTTTGGCCCAAACCTTAGGACAGCTCACCAACCCCTTCAAGCACGAGGAGCGGCAATATCCGGTTGACTTCAGCACGCTCCACGATTATATGCAGATGGTAACGCTCACCTTACCCGCTAGCTATGCCGTGCAAGAACGACCAGCGGACATTGTGCTAGCCTTGCCCAATAATGGTGGCAAGTTCATGTACAACATCACGCAACCTACGCCTGGCACGCTGCAAATCGTTTCCCGCTTGCAATTGCTCAAATCGGTCTACACGCCGGAAGAGTACGTGGCCTTGCGAGAACTCTACAGCCGGGCCATTGCCAAGCATAGTGAAATGCTCGTGCTGCAACGCAAATAGTTTCAGTTTGCACCTAGGCTATCAAGTAGCAGCCTACCTTTCGCGCCTTCTATAATCTTATAATGTATATTATTATATTTATCGTTACCAGTCCATGGTGTGCTTCCTCTCCTAGTTACTTCTCAGCTTACTATCACCTACCTTTATGCAACTACGTTTATACCGTGAAGTACTTGCCCTTGCAGTACTCAGCGGGGCTACGCTCACGGCTTATGGCCAGGCCGATCCTATCAAGTTTGGCAAACCCGATCCGCAGGATTTTGAAGCAAAAAACTTCGTCGCCGATAGCGCTGCCGAAGCTGTCGTTCTGTGTGATTTTGGCCGCTCGCGCTTTGCGATGGTCGACAACGACTTCAAAGTGGTGTTTGACCGGGTCCTTCGCATCAAGATCCTGAAAAAGTCGGGCTATGACTGGGCAACCCTAAAAGTCCCGCTTTACAAGAAGGATAAGCAGGAGGAGAAACTAACCAACCTGCGTGGCTACACCTACAACATGGTCAACGGGCAGCTCACTAAAGACAAGCTAGAGTCGTCAGCCGTATTCAGTGAGCAAACCAGCGTTAATAACTCTATCCGCAAATTTACGCTGCCCAATGTGCGGGTGGGCTCCGTCATAGAAGTAGCCTACTCCGTCAGCTCTGACTTCTTGTTCAACTTCCAAGATTGGCAGTTTCAGAACTCTATTCCGGTGCGTTGGAGCGAATACCGGGCAAGCATACCGGAGTACTTTGAATATAAGATGTTGATGCAAGGCTACGAAACGCTGGCCGAACAGGAGCGAACAGATGGTAGCGCACAATTCACGCTACGCTCTGCTGGTGGTTTCATAGAAGGAAGCAGTGCCTTTTCTGGTGGGGGCGGACGCCAAGCAGCTAGCTCCGAAACGGTTACTGCCCGAGTCACCAACTATCGTTGGGCCATGAAAAACGTACCCGCTTTCCTCGACGAACCTTTCATGACGACAGCCGACGATTACGTCTCCCGCATCGATTTTGAGCTAGCCGGCGTACGTTGGCCAAATCAGCCTTACCAAAGCGTCGCTGGTTCGTGGGAGAAAATAAATACGAGCCTGCTAGAACACGAAAACTTTGGCACCCAGCTTAAGCGCGGTGGGTTCCTAAAGGAGAAAGTAGCAGCCATCATGGCTCAGCACTCCGACCTAGCCACACGGGTAGCGGCTATTCACCAGCTTGTGCGGCAGTCGGTGAAGCACAACGGCAAGAGTGGTTTTTATGCCACTAGCACGCTCCGGCACGCTTACGACCAGCATACTGGCAATGCCGCCGACGTCAACCTGCTGCTCATTGCTTTGTTACGCGACGCAGGCCTCGAAGCCAACCCCGTACTGCTGAGCACTCGCAGCAACGGCATGGTGAACCAAAGCCTACCCTTGCTTTCTAAATTCAACTATGTAGTAGCTCACGTGGCATTGCCCGAAAAGCAGGAAATGCTAGTGGATGCCACCGAAGAGCTACTGCCCTGTGGCACCCTACCTACCCGCTGTTTGAATGGACAAGGCCGCCTAATTATGCCGCGCGCTCAGGAGTCGCGGTGGATTGATCTGCAGCCTACCCAGCGGTTTGTTGAATACCGCAAGGTAGAATTAAAGCTCGACGAACGCGGCGCTCTTACGGGCAGCGTGCACCAGGAACATGGTGGCTATTACGCCCATCATGAGCGCGAGCAGTTGCATACGCAGGGAGAGAAAAAGTACATGGAAGAGCTTGCGAAGCGCCACGAAGGATGGAATGTGGGCAAATTCGCCTTTCACCAACAGGAAGATTTATCGAAGCCGTTAAGCTTAGATTATGAATTCGCAGTGACTGGCGCCGATGCTTCCGCCGGCACACTTTACCTGAATCCCTTACGTGAGTTCGACAGCGTAAAAAATCCTTTTGTACACGAGGATCGGCGCTTTCCTGTGAACTTTGGTGCGGCAATGGAGGAAACTACGCTGCTTACTATCACCCTACCCACTGGGTACGAAACGGAGGAACTTCCCAAGCAAGCCATCATAGACTTACCCGACAATGGTGGGCGCTTTATGTACAGTGCTACCAGTCAGAATGGTGCAGTACAGGTAGTTAGCCGATTGAATCTACGCAAGCCTGTGTATTCGGCCGAGGAGTATGCTAGCTTACGGGAGTTCTACACGCGCATGCTAGCCAAGCACGCCGAGCAGATTGTGGTTAAAAAGAAATCGTAAGCTTGACGATGCGCTTCTCTAGCTTGTTTTTATTGAATTTAGGTATTGGCTTGCTCCCAACATTGGCAGCCGCTGCTAGTGGCAAGGAACCCCACTACCCTGTGGCAACGCTAGCCCCTGCGTTGCGCGAGAATGCGCATGCTGTCGTGCGCATGGCGGACGAAACGTTGCTCGTGAAATCGGCGGGACGCACTGTTCGCACCGTGCGGCGTGCTACTACGGTGCTCGACGATGCAGGGGCAGAGTGGGCTACCCAACTGGTGTACTACGATCAGCTGAGCAGCGTGAACTACCTCCGCGGTGCCGTGTACGACGCTGAAGGTCAACTCGTACGGCAACTTCGCGCTGCTGACGTGAAAGACTATGGTCTCTCCGATGGCTTTAGCCTAGCAACGGATGCGCGTGGTCGTGTGGCCGATTTGCGTCAACCTAGCTACCCTTACACCGTCAGCTTCGAATACGAAGTAGCTTCCGATAACTCTTTGTTTTACAGCACCTGGCAGCCACAAGCTGATGAGCAACTCGCCGTGGAGCAGGCTAGCTTTCGGGTGCTTACTCCGGCCAGTTTACCGCTGCGATTCCAGGAGCGTCACTTGCCGAAAGGTGTAGCGGTAGCGCGCAGTCAGCAAGGCGACCTGCAGGTATACCAGTGGGAGCTGAAGGCGCTGACCGCCCAGGAGGAAGAACCGTATGGGCCGCCCCTATCAGAAATGGTACCGTCGGTAGCGACAGCACCCACTACGTTTGAGGTGCAAGGCCACCCAGGCACGCTCACATCTTGGCAAGGCCTCGGGCAGTGGAACTACGATCTGAACACGGGCCGCGACGTGCTACCGGAAGCAGTGCAAACTCGCGTTGCGGCACTAGTGAAAGATGCCCCCGACGAACGCACGCGCATCAGCCGGGTATATGATTTCCTGCAATCCTCTACGCGCTACGTGTCGGTGCAGCTAGGCCTAGGTGGCTGGCAAACTATTCCGGCTGCTAACGTGAGCAGCACCGGCTACGGCGACTGCAAAGCTTTATCGAATTACTGCATGGCTTTGCTGAAAGCGGCCGGCGTGCAGAGCTACTGCGCGTTGGTGCGAGCCGACGAGCCGGATATTCACACCGAATTTCCGAGCAATCAATTCAACCACATGGTGCTATGCGTGCCCTTGAAGAAAGCCACAAAGCTGGATACCGTATGGCTGGAATGCACAAGTCAGAATAATGCCCTAGGCTACATGGGTAGCTTCACAGGCAACCGGCACGCCCTTCTACTCACTCCCGCAGGCGGGCAGCTAGTGCGGACGCCTCGCTACGGTGTCGCCGAAAATCGGCGCGAAAGGAGTGCTGACGTATATCTGGATGCGCAAGGTAGCGCCACGGCCATGCTGCGCACCCGCCGCACGGGTTTAGAGCAAGACCAATTCAGCCAGCTCATGCACGGCCTAGACCCCGTACAGCAGAAAAAGAAGATTGCCGAGTCATTACCACTAAGCAACTTCAACATCACTAAGTTCGCCTTAACCAACGACGCCAAGGCACTCATCCCGACCATCAACGAAACGCTAGGGTTGACGCTGCCACAGTTCGGGACGCCAAGTGGTCGGCGGGTGTTTTTACTCCCTAATTTGCTGAGTCGCTTGCCAGCAATCACCGCTCCCGTAGGCGAACGGCAAACAGATATTTGGCTGGCGAGTGCTTACTCCCACGCCGATACTGTGCGGATTCATGTACCTGCTGGGTTCCAAGTTGAAAACCTGCCAGCTCCTGTGCAGCTTACTACCACGTTCGGTACGTATTCGGCCCAGGCGCAGAAGCTAGCAGATGGCACAATTCAATACGTGCGCAATCTTCGCATGCCACACACCCGTTTCCCACGCACCGACTACCCGGCATACGTCGAGTTCCGGCGCAAAATCAACGCAGCTGACAAGGCTCAATTGGTATTAGTAAAGACCGAAAGC
This Hymenobacter sp. GOD-10R DNA region includes the following protein-coding sequences:
- a CDS encoding DUF3857 domain-containing protein; protein product: MATLAPALRENAHAVVRMADETLLVKSAGRTVRTVRRATTVLDDAGAEWATQLVYYDQLSSVNYLRGAVYDAEGQLVRQLRAADVKDYGLSDGFSLATDARGRVADLRQPSYPYTVSFEYEVASDNSLFYSTWQPQADEQLAVEQASFRVLTPASLPLRFQERHLPKGVAVARSQQGDLQVYQWELKALTAQEEEPYGPPLSEMVPSVATAPTTFEVQGHPGTLTSWQGLGQWNYDLNTGRDVLPEAVQTRVAALVKDAPDERTRISRVYDFLQSSTRYVSVQLGLGGWQTIPAANVSSTGYGDCKALSNYCMALLKAAGVQSYCALVRADEPDIHTEFPSNQFNHMVLCVPLKKATKLDTVWLECTSQNNALGYMGSFTGNRHALLLTPAGGQLVRTPRYGVAENRRERSADVYLDAQGSATAMLRTRRTGLEQDQFSQLMHGLDPVQQKKKIAESLPLSNFNITKFALTNDAKALIPTINETLGLTLPQFGTPSGRRVFLLPNLLSRLPAITAPVGERQTDIWLASAYSHADTVRIHVPAGFQVENLPAPVQLTTTFGTYSAQAQKLADGTIQYVRNLRMPHTRFPRTDYPAYVEFRRKINAADKAQLVLVKTES
- a CDS encoding DUF3857 domain-containing protein, with the translated sequence MQLRLYREVLALAVLSGATLTAYGQADPIKFGKPDPQDFEAKNFVADSAAEAVVLCDFGRSRFAMVDNDFKVVFDRVLRIKILKKSGYDWATLKVPLYKKDKQEEKLTNLRGYTYNMVNGQLTKDKLESSAVFSEQTSVNNSIRKFTLPNVRVGSVIEVAYSVSSDFLFNFQDWQFQNSIPVRWSEYRASIPEYFEYKMLMQGYETLAEQERTDGSAQFTLRSAGGFIEGSSAFSGGGGRQAASSETVTARVTNYRWAMKNVPAFLDEPFMTTADDYVSRIDFELAGVRWPNQPYQSVAGSWEKINTSLLEHENFGTQLKRGGFLKEKVAAIMAQHSDLATRVAAIHQLVRQSVKHNGKSGFYATSTLRHAYDQHTGNAADVNLLLIALLRDAGLEANPVLLSTRSNGMVNQSLPLLSKFNYVVAHVALPEKQEMLVDATEELLPCGTLPTRCLNGQGRLIMPRAQESRWIDLQPTQRFVEYRKVELKLDERGALTGSVHQEHGGYYAHHEREQLHTQGEKKYMEELAKRHEGWNVGKFAFHQQEDLSKPLSLDYEFAVTGADASAGTLYLNPLREFDSVKNPFVHEDRRFPVNFGAAMEETTLLTITLPTGYETEELPKQAIIDLPDNGGRFMYSATSQNGAVQVVSRLNLRKPVYSAEEYASLREFYTRMLAKHAEQIVVKKKS